A section of the Methanococcus voltae genome encodes:
- a CDS encoding Na+/H+ antiporter NhaC family protein, whose product MEFGLLSLVPPIVAIGLALLTKRVYASLFLGIVAGSLIFNMNNLGNVPMHLIDSFLGSLEITSITGISSFTEVGNLWNLLILLFLFMLGSLIALITRAGGALAYGNWATQKIKSKEGACVSTSILGLLLFIDDYFNCLTVGTVMKPITDKFSISRAKLAYIIDSTAAPVCILMPVSSWFAAVLGNLKDSGVGSGALANMTPSDVFMSAIAFNTYALVALFMVIVVISKLKWDFGPMKDHEKVAEETGDLFHGNEDIASAESEIEPLGNGKVSYLIIPILVLIISIVAAMLISGGLLTGASLFDAITGIDASWGLFWGGLVSLVFTTIYFIITKAVPVAETGKLWLKGSKLMLPAVCILILAWTLGSIIKGDLNTGAFLASVIQGSIPIEIIPALLFAISGFMAFATGTSWGTFGIVLPIAVPIAVSLGNLDLVVPFVAATLGGAIYGDHSSPISDTTIMSSAGAGTNHVDHVNTQLPYTTLIGACAFIGYLLVGYTINMGYWVSALINLGFVGLAVLGLSYILHKKF is encoded by the coding sequence ATGGAATTTGGATTATTATCATTAGTTCCGCCTATTGTGGCAATTGGGTTGGCACTATTAACTAAAAGAGTATACGCATCGTTATTTTTGGGTATCGTAGCTGGTTCATTAATATTTAATATGAACAATTTGGGCAATGTACCTATGCATTTAATCGATAGCTTTTTAGGAAGTCTTGAAATTACATCAATTACAGGTATTTCGTCATTCACAGAAGTCGGTAATTTATGGAATTTGTTAATTTTGTTATTTTTATTTATGTTAGGTTCTTTAATAGCTTTGATTACCCGAGCAGGCGGAGCTCTTGCTTATGGAAACTGGGCTACTCAAAAAATCAAATCAAAAGAAGGAGCTTGTGTTTCCACATCAATATTAGGTTTATTATTGTTCATCGACGATTACTTCAACTGTTTAACCGTTGGTACGGTAATGAAACCAATAACTGATAAATTTAGCATTTCAAGGGCTAAATTAGCTTATATTATAGATTCAACTGCAGCACCTGTATGTATCCTTATGCCTGTTTCAAGCTGGTTTGCTGCTGTTTTGGGTAATTTAAAAGATTCTGGTGTTGGTAGTGGTGCTTTAGCCAATATGACACCTTCAGATGTATTTATGTCTGCGATTGCTTTTAACACATACGCATTAGTTGCTTTATTTATGGTTATAGTAGTTATTTCGAAATTAAAATGGGATTTTGGACCTATGAAAGACCACGAAAAAGTTGCAGAGGAAACTGGAGACTTATTCCACGGTAATGAAGATATAGCTTCAGCAGAATCAGAAATCGAACCATTAGGAAACGGAAAAGTAAGCTATTTAATTATTCCAATATTAGTATTAATTATTTCAATTGTAGCAGCTATGCTTATATCCGGTGGATTATTAACCGGTGCAAGTTTATTTGATGCAATTACCGGTATTGATGCTTCTTGGGGTTTATTCTGGGGTGGATTAGTATCTTTAGTATTTACAACAATCTACTTCATAATTACAAAAGCGGTACCTGTTGCAGAAACTGGTAAATTATGGTTAAAAGGTTCAAAATTAATGTTGCCTGCTGTATGTATCTTAATTTTAGCTTGGACATTGGGTTCAATCATTAAAGGCGATTTAAACACTGGTGCATTCCTTGCTTCAGTAATTCAAGGTTCAATACCTATAGAAATAATTCCTGCATTATTATTCGCAATCTCTGGATTTATGGCATTTGCTACAGGTACATCTTGGGGTACTTTTGGTATAGTACTACCTATTGCTGTGCCTATTGCAGTAAGCTTGGGCAATTTAGACTTAGTTGTTCCATTTGTGGCTGCTACGTTAGGTGGTGCGATATACGGGGACCATTCCTCACCTATTTCAGATACAACAATTATGAGCTCTGCAGGTGCGGGTACAAACCACGTTGACCACGTTAACACACAGTTGCCATACACAACATTAATCGGTGCTTGTGCATTTATTGGCTACTTGTTAGTTGGATACACGATAAATATGGGATACTGGGTTTCAGCACTCATAAATTTAGGATTTGTAGGTTTAGCAGTGTTAGGACTCTCATACATACTCCATAAAAAATTCTAA
- the mch gene encoding methenyltetrahydromethanopterin cyclohydrolase, with translation MISVNKASLPIVEKMMENAEEMKIDVLKLENGATVLDCGVNVDGSFEAGKLFTKICLGGIAHVGVSITGTLDNGIVLPCVKVKTSQPAIATLGAQKAGWSIKVGKFFAMGSGPARALAKMPKATYEEIDYEDDADIAILCLEASTLPNEEVAEFVAEKCGVAVDKVYLLVAPTSSIVGAIQISGRVVENGTYKMLEALHFDVRKVKFAAGIAPVAPIVGDDMKMMGATNDMVLYGGRTYYYIESDENDDVEALCKALPSCSAETYGKPFLEVFKEAEYDFYKIDKGMFAPAVVTINDMRTGKLVSAGKMNEEVVKKSLKYVELE, from the coding sequence ATGATTAGTGTAAACAAAGCATCATTACCTATCGTTGAAAAAATGATGGAAAATGCTGAAGAAATGAAAATTGACGTTTTAAAATTAGAAAACGGTGCTACAGTTTTAGATTGTGGTGTTAACGTTGACGGTAGCTTTGAAGCTGGTAAATTATTCACAAAAATTTGCTTAGGCGGTATTGCTCACGTTGGTGTAAGCATTACAGGAACTTTAGATAATGGTATTGTATTACCTTGCGTAAAAGTTAAAACTTCACAACCTGCAATCGCTACATTAGGCGCACAAAAAGCTGGATGGAGTATTAAAGTTGGCAAATTCTTTGCTATGGGTTCAGGACCTGCAAGAGCTTTAGCAAAAATGCCTAAAGCTACATACGAAGAAATTGACTATGAAGATGACGCAGATATTGCTATTTTATGTTTAGAAGCTTCAACATTACCAAATGAAGAAGTAGCTGAGTTTGTTGCTGAAAAATGTGGCGTAGCTGTTGATAAAGTTTACTTATTAGTAGCTCCTACCTCATCAATAGTTGGTGCTATCCAAATCAGCGGTAGAGTTGTAGAAAACGGTACATACAAAATGTTAGAAGCATTACACTTTGACGTGAGAAAAGTTAAATTTGCAGCAGGTATTGCACCAGTAGCTCCTATTGTAGGGGACGATATGAAAATGATGGGTGCTACAAACGATATGGTTTTATACGGCGGTAGAACCTACTACTACATTGAAAGCGATGAAAATGACGATGTAGAAGCTTTATGTAAAGCATTACCTTCCTGTTCAGCTGAAACATACGGAAAACCATTCTTAGAAGTATTTAAAGAAGCAGAATACGACTTCTACAAAATCGACAAAGGAATGTTTGCTCCAGCTGTTGTAACAATTAACGATATGAGAACCGGCAAATTAGTAAGTGCAGGTAAAATGAACGAAGAAGTTGTTAAAAAATCATTAAAATACGTAGAATTAGAATAA
- a CDS encoding FKBP-type peptidyl-prolyl cis-trans isomerase, with protein sequence MVSKGSKIKVDYIGRFEDGGIFDTSIEAVAKEEGLYDENRPYEPLEFVVGEGQMIQGFEEAVLDLAVGEEITVTLPPEKAYGQRNDELVEKIPRNLFENAEFEPEEGMCIMLGEMYPPAIIAEVTEEEVVIDFNPELAGETLVFTIKLLEEL encoded by the coding sequence ATGGTTTCAAAAGGAAGTAAAATAAAAGTAGATTACATAGGCAGATTTGAAGATGGCGGTATATTCGACACATCTATTGAAGCAGTAGCTAAAGAAGAAGGTTTATACGATGAAAACAGACCTTACGAACCTTTAGAGTTTGTAGTTGGCGAAGGACAAATGATTCAAGGCTTTGAAGAGGCTGTTTTAGACCTTGCAGTAGGTGAGGAAATCACAGTTACATTACCACCTGAAAAAGCATACGGTCAAAGAAACGATGAATTAGTTGAAAAAATCCCAAGAAACTTATTCGAAAATGCAGAATTTGAACCCGAAGAAGGAATGTGTATTATGTTAGGAGAAATGTACCCGCCAGCAATTATTGCAGAAGTTACAGAGGAAGAAGTTGTAATTGACTTTAACCCTGAATTAGCAGGAGAAACATTAGTATTTACAATAAAATTATTAGAAGAATTATAA
- the rpiA gene encoding ribose-5-phosphate isomerase RpiA, which translates to MAKKKSAETQDDLKLKVAQEASKLVKDEMVIGLGSGSTANMFIKELGKRIVDEELYIYGVPTSFDAKMLASQCGIPLVSLDQAGQIDLAVDGADEVEEGSLSLIKGGGGCHTMEKVIDYSAKEFVVLVDESKVVASLGENTPVPLEVLPFAYSTVLNTLLEMNTAPSIRVSGGKMGPVITDNGNMIIDVFTKIDEADVKEKELNNIVGVVENGIFSKCDKVLVGNDSKKVKVLKK; encoded by the coding sequence ATGGCTAAGAAAAAATCCGCAGAAACACAAGATGATTTAAAATTAAAAGTAGCACAAGAAGCATCTAAATTAGTAAAAGATGAAATGGTAATCGGTTTAGGTTCAGGTTCAACCGCAAACATGTTTATCAAAGAATTGGGTAAAAGAATCGTAGATGAGGAATTATATATTTACGGAGTACCTACATCTTTTGATGCTAAAATGTTAGCAAGTCAATGTGGTATACCTTTAGTTTCACTCGACCAAGCTGGACAAATCGACCTTGCAGTTGATGGTGCTGATGAAGTAGAAGAAGGAAGTTTATCACTTATTAAAGGTGGTGGTGGTTGCCATACAATGGAAAAAGTTATCGACTACTCTGCTAAAGAGTTTGTAGTGTTAGTTGATGAGAGCAAAGTTGTAGCTTCATTAGGGGAAAATACACCGGTACCTTTAGAAGTATTGCCATTTGCATATTCAACAGTTTTAAACACATTATTAGAAATGAATACAGCACCATCCATTAGAGTTTCAGGCGGTAAAATGGGTCCAGTTATTACAGATAATGGAAATATGATAATTGATGTATTCACTAAAATAGATGAAGCTGATGTAAAGGAAAAAGAATTAAATAACATCGTAGGAGTTGTAGAAAACGGTATTTTCTCAAAATGTGATAAGGTACTCGTAGGTAATGACTCTAAAAAAGTAAAGGTTTTAAAAAAATAA
- a CDS encoding damage-control phosphatase ARMT1 family protein, translating into MKIKPSCSICISRQIVDAINEITDDDEKKFELIKSTMQKITDVYGSQAVPAWMGTHVHRHIKEISNSDDPYKQLKMNANKYAKQYLTKTIIDEVNEGDDLKRLQSKAKLAIAGNVIDFGPYGTKDNMEQKVEQTLEGILDIDYSKDLLNDLKGKLKEKAKAKAKNNGEKLKIIYICDNAGEIVFDKPFIEELMNYAEVIVSVKGKPILNDATMEDAIEAGITDITKVITSGTDVIGTRFEESSEEFRQEFKSADIVISKGMGNYESLTEYELTKDENSSSKPIYYIFKVKCEPIAEYNNSYVGANAFLKSTIYYNF; encoded by the coding sequence TTGAAAATAAAACCATCCTGTTCCATATGTATAAGTAGACAAATAGTGGACGCAATAAACGAAATAACTGACGATGACGAAAAAAAATTCGAATTAATAAAATCAACTATGCAAAAAATAACAGACGTTTACGGCTCTCAAGCTGTTCCGGCGTGGATGGGTACTCACGTGCATAGGCATATTAAAGAAATTAGCAATTCTGACGACCCCTATAAGCAATTAAAGATGAATGCAAATAAATATGCAAAACAGTACCTTACAAAAACTATAATTGATGAAGTAAACGAAGGAGACGACTTAAAAAGATTACAGAGTAAAGCAAAATTGGCAATAGCTGGAAATGTAATCGATTTTGGACCTTATGGTACAAAAGATAATATGGAGCAAAAAGTTGAGCAAACACTCGAAGGAATTTTGGACATTGATTATTCAAAGGATTTATTAAATGATTTAAAGGGTAAATTAAAAGAAAAGGCAAAAGCAAAAGCAAAAAATAACGGTGAAAAACTTAAAATAATCTATATATGTGATAATGCGGGCGAAATTGTATTCGATAAACCATTTATTGAAGAATTAATGAATTATGCAGAAGTTATCGTATCAGTTAAGGGAAAACCAATATTAAATGATGCGACAATGGAAGATGCTATCGAAGCAGGAATTACGGACATTACAAAGGTTATTACGAGTGGTACTGATGTAATAGGTACGAGATTCGAAGAATCTTCAGAAGAATTTAGACAGGAATTTAAAAGTGCAGACATAGTTATTTCAAAAGGTATGGGTAACTATGAAAGTTTAACAGAGTATGAATTGACTAAAGATGAAAATAGTAGTTCAAAGCCCATATATTATATATTTAAAGTTAAATGTGAGCCTATTGCAGAATATAACAACAGTTATGTTGGTGCAAATGCGTTTTTGAAGAGTACTATATATTATAACTTTTAA
- a CDS encoding PLAT/LH2 domain-containing protein, with protein sequence MGVKYQISIKTEDRRYAGTDSNVFLKMYGERGISETYRLNKYIKGNAFKRNATDTLELDVGQDIGDIYKINISTDGRFAGSGWMPDYITISNDGSERMESKFFINQWLDGNEVERNAVNYNSASVDPIEQNSISVAGETKIFDNRQGNESIDYNFRFLSKFTSEMDFLEKTASTISTGTEIKGSFLDYFEMCVKLEATGAVENQIEKKIGTEELIEESVAMTIPAKEMIELTPYWITNYYKDMVSMGDSSIELLVPYQKEFGGYKLTRIDAENNQNVMVSNSKKLI encoded by the coding sequence ATGGGAGTAAAATATCAAATAAGTATAAAAACAGAAGATAGGCGATACGCTGGTACGGATTCTAATGTATTTTTAAAAATGTATGGTGAAAGGGGGATTAGTGAAACATACAGATTAAATAAATACATTAAAGGTAATGCTTTTAAAAGAAACGCTACAGACACTTTGGAATTAGACGTTGGGCAAGATATTGGAGATATTTATAAAATAAATATATCTACAGATGGTAGATTTGCAGGTTCTGGATGGATGCCCGATTATATTACAATCAGCAATGATGGTTCAGAAAGAATGGAGTCAAAATTCTTTATTAATCAGTGGCTTGATGGAAATGAAGTTGAAAGAAACGCTGTAAATTACAATAGCGCTTCAGTTGACCCTATTGAACAGAATTCCATATCTGTTGCAGGTGAAACTAAAATATTCGACAATAGACAAGGTAATGAGTCAATAGATTATAACTTTAGGTTTTTAAGTAAATTTACATCAGAAATGGACTTTTTAGAAAAAACTGCTTCGACAATATCGACAGGCACTGAAATAAAAGGTTCATTTTTAGATTACTTTGAAATGTGTGTAAAATTGGAAGCTACAGGTGCCGTTGAGAACCAGATTGAGAAAAAAATCGGTACTGAGGAGTTAATTGAGGAAAGCGTGGCTATGACAATACCTGCAAAAGAAATGATTGAATTGACGCCCTATTGGATAACCAATTATTATAAGGATATGGTTAGTATGGGGGACAGCTCTATTGAATTACTTGTCCCATATCAAAAAGAATTTGGTGGGTATAAACTAACAAGAATAGATGCTGAAAATAACCAAAACGTTATGGTTTCAAACAGTAAAAAACTAATATAA
- a CDS encoding ABC transporter permease: MKNLKGMLLPALVVIAWEVFAIYLGKPTVIPRLEAIVAVLLNPTMTLLGTGTIIDNSIISITRVLTGFLVAFAVAVPLGIMMGYYKPVNDIFDTFMELLRPIPPLAWVPLTLAWFGVGSTSIIFIIFIGAFFPILINTVAGVKEVPNILVEASKTLGCTGINVLRKVIIPAASPSILTGLRVGAGIAWMCVVAAEMLPGSDSGLGYLIMYAYSLSRMDIIVAAMIVIGLIGIVLDRGLRYIQDKKFKWKSMVK, encoded by the coding sequence GTGAAAAATTTGAAAGGTATGTTATTGCCTGCATTAGTAGTAATTGCTTGGGAAGTTTTTGCTATATACTTGGGTAAACCAACGGTAATACCTCGTTTAGAGGCAATAGTGGCAGTATTGTTAAACCCTACAATGACTTTATTGGGTACTGGTACAATTATAGATAATTCGATTATTAGTATTACAAGAGTTTTAACAGGGTTTTTGGTGGCTTTTGCAGTAGCAGTTCCTTTAGGTATTATGATGGGGTATTATAAGCCCGTAAATGATATATTTGATACTTTTATGGAGCTTTTAAGACCTATTCCCCCACTTGCCTGGGTTCCCCTTACTTTGGCTTGGTTTGGTGTGGGTAGTACTTCAATAATTTTTATCATTTTTATAGGTGCATTTTTCCCGATATTGATAAATACTGTAGCAGGTGTTAAAGAAGTCCCAAATATTTTGGTAGAGGCTTCAAAAACTTTGGGATGTACTGGAATTAACGTTTTAAGGAAAGTAATCATACCCGCAGCTTCTCCGAGTATATTAACCGGTTTGAGAGTCGGGGCAGGCATTGCGTGGATGTGTGTTGTTGCAGCGGAAATGTTGCCTGGGAGTGATTCAGGACTGGGCTATTTAATTATGTATGCTTATTCTTTGAGTAGGATGGACATTATTGTAGCAGCTATGATTGTAATTGGGCTAATTGGCATAGTTTTAGATAGGGGATTACGATATATTCAAGATAAGAAATTTAAATGGAAATCTATGGTTAAATAA
- a CDS encoding ABC transporter ATP-binding protein, with the protein MTLQIKNIIKKYTGKNEVLAVDNVSLEIGKSEFISIVGPSGCGKSTLLRMVAGLETITGGEIIFDGKKVDGTNAERGMVFQQYTLMPWRTVLQNITFGLEVKNIPKEERLSIARKYIKMIGLEEFENSYPYELSGGMQQRVAIARTLANDPKIVLMDEPFGALDAQTRSMLQNHLLKIWETDKKTILFITHSVDEAIYLSDKVVIMSARPGKIKEIIDINIERPRSRISPEFLDYKKKIYDSLKEEVLKSYK; encoded by the coding sequence ATGACTTTGCAGATAAAAAACATTATAAAGAAATATACTGGTAAAAATGAAGTACTTGCAGTAGATAACGTTTCATTGGAAATTGGTAAGAGTGAATTTATATCAATCGTAGGCCCGAGTGGTTGCGGAAAATCAACACTTTTAAGAATGGTCGCAGGTCTTGAAACCATCACGGGTGGAGAAATAATATTCGATGGTAAAAAAGTAGACGGTACAAATGCAGAAAGAGGAATGGTATTTCAGCAGTACACGCTTATGCCGTGGAGAACTGTGCTTCAAAATATCACATTTGGTCTCGAAGTTAAAAATATCCCAAAAGAAGAAAGATTGTCTATTGCAAGAAAATACATAAAAATGATTGGTTTAGAAGAATTCGAAAATTCTTACCCTTATGAATTGAGTGGGGGAATGCAACAAAGAGTTGCAATTGCAAGAACTCTTGCAAATGACCCTAAAATTGTACTTATGGATGAACCTTTTGGTGCTTTAGATGCACAAACAAGGTCTATGCTTCAAAATCACTTGTTGAAAATATGGGAAACAGATAAAAAAACAATCTTATTTATCACACATAGCGTGGATGAAGCGATATATTTATCTGACAAAGTGGTTATTATGAGCGCAAGACCGGGTAAAATTAAAGAAATCATCGACATAAACATCGAAAGACCACGAAGTAGGATAAGCCCGGAGTTTTTAGATTATAAGAAAAAAATATACGATAGTCTAAAAGAGGAAGTCTTAAAATCATATAAATAA
- a CDS encoding winged helix-turn-helix transcriptional regulator, with amino-acid sequence MDNKDMDILNMLMDDGRMAFTEIAKKLKTSESSVRKRVKKMEDEGVIKGYTTNINTSKLGYGVVALTGFDTNPEDFLSVAQSLCEFEEIKKVFTSTGDHMIMTEIWAKDGKELSDILFNKLGTIKGIKKICPAIILEQLK; translated from the coding sequence TTGGATAATAAAGATATGGATATTTTAAATATGCTTATGGATGATGGCAGGATGGCATTTACTGAAATTGCAAAGAAGCTTAAAACAAGCGAAAGTTCTGTTAGAAAAAGAGTAAAAAAGATGGAAGACGAAGGGGTCATTAAGGGATACACAACCAATATAAATACCTCAAAACTTGGCTATGGTGTAGTTGCTTTAACTGGTTTTGATACAAACCCCGAAGACTTTTTATCTGTTGCACAAAGTTTATGCGAGTTTGAAGAAATTAAAAAAGTATTCACTTCAACTGGCGACCACATGATTATGACTGAAATATGGGCAAAAGACGGTAAAGAACTTTCTGACATCTTATTTAATAAATTGGGCACTATTAAAGGCATTAAAAAAATATGTCCTGCAATCATCCTTGAACAATTAAAATAA
- the thpR gene encoding RNA 2',3'-cyclic phosphodiesterase, which translates to MRCFLAIELDNGINLKINEFKRELNTKLNNEDTKYNKNTNKNIKFVEDENLHITVKFLGEISEKQLKDLKKLKLSINKDIIVSGLGVFPNKYEPRVLWVGISNLEDEFKEIDKKLSKIGFKREYGANYTKKIIAHLTIARIKNVDYETKKNILEIVKNNKSFEFGKCNINKISLKKSILKPNGPIYETIHEYTNLS; encoded by the coding sequence ATGAGATGTTTTTTAGCGATTGAATTAGATAATGGGATAAATTTAAAAATTAACGAGTTTAAACGTGAATTAAATACTAAATTAAATAATGAAGATACTAAATATAATAAAAATACTAACAAAAACATAAAATTTGTAGAAGATGAAAATTTACATATTACTGTGAAATTTTTAGGTGAAATATCAGAAAAACAGCTTAAAGACTTAAAAAAATTGAAATTAAGTATTAATAAAGATATAATAGTTAGTGGATTAGGTGTTTTTCCCAATAAATACGAGCCTCGAGTTTTATGGGTTGGAATTTCGAATTTAGAAGACGAATTCAAAGAAATAGATAAAAAATTGTCAAAAATCGGTTTTAAAAGAGAATATGGTGCAAATTACACTAAAAAAATAATTGCACATCTAACTATTGCAAGAATTAAAAATGTGGATTATGAAACTAAGAAAAATATACTTGAAATTGTTAAAAATAATAAATCTTTCGAATTTGGAAAATGTAATATAAATAAAATTTCTTTAAAGAAGAGTATTTTAAAGCCAAACGGACCGATTTATGAAACAATTCACGAATATACGAATTTATCATAA
- a CDS encoding HesA/MoeB/ThiF family protein, with protein MGLINQNSYERYARQINLEGFGKDSQDKLLNSKVSVIGAGGLGSIVLQYLTSAGIGEINILDYQDIELSNLNRQIIHNETNLGHLKVESAKEKLEKLNSDVKINIFNQKLEKNQPDSDLKFIKKSDLIVDCLDNFEARYILNDLALKYDKPLIHGAIEGLHGQVSTIVPNETPCLRCIFKTKENKDKVPVLGFTAGVVGSIQVGEAIKYITEYGETLKNKLLSINLKNNEFLTFKVKKNPNCICNDKLNQ; from the coding sequence ATGGGGTTAATAAATCAAAATAGTTATGAAAGATATGCAAGACAGATTAATTTAGAAGGTTTTGGAAAAGATTCGCAAGACAAATTACTAAATTCAAAGGTATCAGTAATCGGAGCTGGCGGTTTAGGTTCAATAGTTTTGCAATATCTAACTTCTGCAGGAATAGGCGAAATTAATATATTGGATTATCAGGATATTGAATTGTCAAATCTTAATCGGCAAATAATCCATAATGAAACTAATTTGGGACATTTAAAGGTAGAATCTGCAAAAGAAAAATTAGAAAAATTAAATTCCGATGTAAAAATAAATATTTTTAATCAAAAATTAGAAAAAAATCAACCTGATTCGGATTTAAAATTTATAAAAAAAAGTGATTTGATAGTTGATTGCCTCGATAACTTTGAAGCAAGGTATATTTTAAATGATTTGGCTTTAAAATATGATAAACCACTAATACACGGAGCAATTGAAGGTTTACACGGACAAGTAAGTACAATAGTGCCAAACGAAACCCCGTGTTTAAGATGTATTTTTAAAACAAAGGAAAATAAGGATAAAGTACCAGTTTTAGGCTTTACTGCGGGGGTTGTTGGTTCCATACAAGTAGGGGAAGCTATAAAGTACATTACAGAATACGGTGAAACACTGAAAAATAAATTATTATCTATTAATTTAAAAAATAACGAATTTTTAACGTTTAAAGTCAAGAAAAATCCAAATTGTATATGTAATGATAAATTAAACCAATAA
- a CDS encoding selenouridine synthase SelU-like subunit, with translation MIIIGLFGKTGCGKTEILDLLKEKDYSVVDIEGCANTKGSVLGDLYHLKQNNQEIFDKFLSEQHDKALKKGYCIVEFEGRYIGGQEKVKIPEPYSNLKNYKHNILIDCPYDCQMKRLLKWYEPQNEQEKEMLINKIKLLESFFKNKLVDVLKEIEELIINDEYYKASQMIEQHLYADHYLRHIQKVDCNLKINNVDSKDSINEVVDYINVILKENNLKP, from the coding sequence ATGATAATTATAGGACTATTTGGAAAAACGGGTTGCGGAAAAACCGAAATATTGGATTTACTAAAAGAAAAAGACTATTCTGTAGTAGATATAGAAGGTTGCGCAAATACTAAGGGAAGTGTTTTAGGTGATTTATACCATTTAAAACAGAACAATCAGGAAATTTTTGATAAATTTTTAAGTGAACAACACGATAAAGCACTCAAAAAAGGCTATTGTATCGTAGAATTTGAAGGTAGGTATATTGGAGGTCAGGAGAAGGTTAAAATTCCCGAACCATATTCAAACTTAAAAAACTACAAACACAATATTTTGATTGACTGCCCATATGACTGTCAGATGAAAAGACTTTTAAAATGGTATGAACCTCAAAACGAACAAGAAAAAGAGATGTTAATAAATAAAATTAAACTATTGGAAAGTTTTTTTAAAAATAAATTGGTAGACGTTCTTAAAGAGATTGAAGAATTAATTATAAATGATGAATATTATAAAGCTTCGCAAATGATTGAACAACATCTTTATGCAGACCATTATTTAAGGCATATTCAAAAAGTTGACTGTAATTTAAAGATAAATAACGTTGATTCAAAAGATTCAATTAACGAAGTGGTGGATTATATAAACGTAATTTTAAAAGAAAATAATCTAAAACCCTAA